The Dermochelys coriacea isolate rDerCor1 chromosome 7, rDerCor1.pri.v4, whole genome shotgun sequence genome window below encodes:
- the SEMA4G gene encoding LOW QUALITY PROTEIN: semaphorin-4G (The sequence of the model RefSeq protein was modified relative to this genomic sequence to represent the inferred CDS: deleted 3 bases in 2 codons) — MRSHMACYLLVLLAAVTTGYPSRRAAVDLDATPRMTIADNELSDVRRFSSHALNYTTLLLEDEKGILYVGARGAIFALNSSNIADGSQREIRWEASLEKQTDCLQKGKNNKTECFNHIRLVQRLNDTHLYACGTYAFHRCARPSMPTGCAAVPLGGGQGECPYDPARGYTGLIVGGGMAGCPRARGYEFRSLPTDIRRHLHQRPLKTGRSPVHWLNDAEFVASVLVQESVRSPVGDDDKIYYFFMERAAEESASFDKSQVARVARVARVCKSDLGGMKILQRKWTSFMKARLVCYIPYYEVLKAVHTVDGGSWPSTIFYATFTLSAQWRSMEASAVCQYNISELQRAFEGPYMQYQDTTRKWTRYDGEVPDPRPGSCITNRSRKDGYRSSQDLPNRVLDFVKLHPLMFEEVKPAQGEPLLVKKNVLYTALAVDRALALDGQQYDVLFMGTGDGWLHKGVVIGSAVHIVEELQVFGTPQPVESLVISKGQRSVYVGAGSGVLQLPLSSCARYGSCYDCILARDPYCTWDGEGCRELDGAADRTRLTQDVQHGREGCRNGFAQAPPVQKNRTVLRGDDVLLPCEQRSNLARATWLVNGTAGLAAGRGHFRLGADGLLVTDALPEHSGEYGCYGEENGLRSPLAAYALTVLPEPPQQPAAPTAPLPPRTARQASPDMKFIYLAVITVLGGLCLVLSTVLLHVSCLQRRKGRYVLGAPSVELQTVSANCVGRGREAAEEELGREAGCLQIVPGEASPAASPAREAPPAPPPAPPPLPAEFTNGIAALPNVLRKMNGNSYMLLQQEEPSPSPLYASSFAEELSKILEKRKHTQLVDKLDESSV, encoded by the exons AGTTGTCCGACGTCCGGCGCTTCAGCAGCCACGCCCTGAACTAcaccactctgctgctggaggaTGAGAAGGGGATCCTCTACGTGGGAGCGCGAGGGGCCATATTCGCCTTAAACTCCAGCAACATTGCCGATGGCTCCCAGAGGGAG ATCCGGTGGGAGGCATCTCTGGAGAAGCAAACCGACTGCCTCCAAAAGGGCAAGAACAACAAG ACCGAGTGCTTCAACCACATCCGGCTCGTGCAGAGGCTGAACGACACTCACCTGTACGCCTGCGGGACCTACGCCTTCCACCGCTGTGCGCGGCCATC GATGCCGACAGGTTGCGCTGCCGTCCCACTTGGAGGAGGGCAAGGAGAATGCCCGTACGACCCCGCA CGCGGCTACACCGGCCTCATCGTAGGAGGTGGG ATGGCGGGTTGTCCACGGGCACGCGGGTACGAGTTCCGCAGCCTGCCCACGGACATCAGGCGG CACCTGCACCAGCGGCCCCTGAAGACGGGAAGGTCCCCCGTGCACTGGCTAAAC GATGCAGAGTTCGTGGCCTCTGTTCTGGTCCAGGAGAGCGTGCGCAGCCCAGTGGGGGATGATGACAAGATCTACTACTTCTTCATGGAGCGGGCGGCCGAGGAGAGTGCCTCCTTCGACAAGAGCCAGGTGGCCAGGGTGGCCAGAGTGGCCCGGGTGTGCAAG AGCGACCTGGGTGGGATGAAGATCCTGCAGCGGAAATGGACATCCTTCATGAAGGCCCGGCTGGTCTGCTATATCCCCTATTACGAAGTGCTCAAGGCCGTGCACACCGTGGATGGGGGCAGCTGGCCCAGCACCATCTTCTACGCCACATTCACCTTGTCAGCTCAGTG GAGGAGCATGGAGGCATCTGCCGTCTGCCAGTACAACATCTCTGAGCTGCAGAGGGCTTTCGAGGGCCCCTACATGCAATACCAGGACACCACCCGCAAATGGACCCGCTACGACGGGGAGGTGCCGGACCCACGGCCGGGCTCT TGCATCACCAATCGCTCCCGCAAGGATGGCTACCGCTCCTCTCAGGACCTGCCCAACAGAGTGCTGGACTTCGTCAAGCTACACCCGCTCATGTTCGAGGAGGTGAAGCCGGCACAGGGGGAGCCCCTGCTGGTGAAGAAGAACGTGCTCTACACGGCCCTGGCGGTGGACAGGGCGCTGGCCCTGGACGGCCAGCAGTACGACGTGCTCTTCATGGGGACGG GTGACGGCTGGCTGCACAAGGGGGTGGTGATCGGCTCCGCCGTACATATCGTGGAGGAGCTGCAGGTCTTCGGGACCCCCCAGCCCGTGGAAAGCCTGGTGATCTCCAAAGGCCAG AGAAGCGTGTACGTGGGTGCTGGCAGCGGAGTCCTGCAACTCCCCCTGTCCAGCTGCGCCAGGTACGGCTCTTGCTATGACTGCATCCTGGCCCGGGACCCCTACTGCACCTGGGACGGCGAGGGCTGCCGGGAGCTGGACGGCGCTGCGGACAG GACCCGGCTGACCCAAGACGTGCAGCACggcagggagggctgcaggaacGGCTTTGCTCAGG cgccccccgtgCAGAAGAACCGGACGGTGCTGCGGGGCGACGACGTGCTGCTGCCGTGCGAGCAGCGCTCCAACCTGGCGCGGGCCACGTGGCTGGTGAACGGCACGGCAGGGCTGGCGGCCGGGCGGGGCCACTTCCGGCTGGGGGCAGACGGGCTGCTGGTGACGGACGCCCTGCCGGAGCACAGCGGGGAGTACGGCTGCTACGGGGAGGAGAATGGTCTGCGCTCCCCGCTGGCCGCCTACGCCCTGACGGTGCTGCCAGAGCCGCCCCAGCAGCCGGCGGCGCCCacggcccccctgcccccccgcaccGCCCGCCAGGCCTCCCCCGACATGAAGTTCATCTACCTTGCGGTCATCACGGTGCTGGGCGGGCTGTGCCTGGTGCTGAGCACGGTGCTGCTCCACGTCTCCTGCCTGCAGCGCCGCAAGGGCAGGTACGTGCTGGGCGCCCCCTCCGTGGAGCTGCAGACGGTCTCGGCCAACTGCGTGGGCAGGGGCCGGGAGGCCGCGGAGGAGGAGCTGGGCCGGGAGGCCGGCTGCCTGCAGATCGTCCCGGGCGAGGCCTCCCCGGCGGCCTCCCCGGCCAGGGAGGCGCCCCCGgcgccccccccggcacccccgcccctcccggcCGAGTTCACCAACGGCATCGCCGCCCTGCCCAATGTGCTGCGCAAGATGAACGGCAACAGCTAcatgctgctgcagcaggaggagCCCAGCCCCTCGCCCCTGTACGCCAGCTCCTTCGCCGAGGAGCTGAGCAAGATCCTGGAGAAGCGGAAACACACGCAGCTGGTGGACAAGCTGGACGAGAGCTCCGTGTAG